The proteins below are encoded in one region of Desulfovibrio sp. JC022:
- the prxU gene encoding thioredoxin-dependent peroxiredoxin (Most members of this family contain a selenocysteine.), translating to MSNAQAGCSIPVGQKAEEAQPEIESVTSETTKGAGIMIKAGQKAPDFTAGAYQDGGFKEVKLSDYLGQWVVLCFYPGDFTFVUATEISAVAEKHSEFEALGVQVLSMSTDSMFVHKMWEEDELSKMITAGRVPFPMLSDGGGKVGQMYGVYDEDGGVDVRGRFLIDPDGVIVGYEVLTPPVGRNVSETLRQIQAYQHVRKTGAAEVCPSGWKPGKKVLKPGPDLVGKVWEEWKVDMACD from the coding sequence ATGAGTAATGCACAAGCAGGCTGCTCAATACCTGTCGGGCAAAAAGCCGAAGAAGCGCAGCCGGAAATTGAAAGTGTAACCTCCGAAACCACCAAAGGAGCAGGAATCATGATTAAAGCTGGGCAGAAAGCTCCTGATTTCACCGCAGGTGCTTATCAGGATGGCGGATTTAAAGAAGTTAAACTTTCTGATTATCTGGGCCAGTGGGTAGTGCTTTGTTTTTATCCCGGTGATTTTACCTTTGTCTGAGCTACCGAAATTTCGGCGGTCGCCGAAAAACATTCCGAGTTTGAAGCTCTTGGCGTTCAGGTTCTCTCCATGAGTACCGACAGCATGTTTGTCCATAAAATGTGGGAAGAGGATGAGCTTTCCAAGATGATCACTGCAGGCAGGGTTCCTTTTCCCATGCTTTCCGATGGTGGCGGTAAAGTGGGGCAGATGTACGGCGTGTACGATGAGGATGGCGGTGTGGATGTCCGCGGTCGTTTTCTCATTGATCCTGACGGTGTTATCGTCGGTTACGAAGTGCTGACCCCGCCTGTAGGGCGTAATGTTTCTGAAACCCTGCGTCAGATTCAGGCATATCAGCACGTGAGAAAGACCGGTGCTGCCGAGGTTTGCCCCTCCGGCTGGAAACCCGGTAAGAAAGTCCTGAAGCCCGGCCCGGATCTCGTGGGTAAGGTTTGGGAAGAATGGAAAGTGGATATGGCCTGTGATTAA
- a CDS encoding uridine kinase, translated as MGKLVKEEGEKGRLHIETKLLGESLVGKDCLRDTEADKYFHMQPDVNVLKIGGQSIMDRGANALLPILDELVKAKEEHKILLMTGGGTRARHVYNIGVDLGMPTGVLSKLGDKVSWQNAEMLSVLLAKRGGVKIGHGDHLEQLNMYCQLGYLPITTGIPPYGFFEHPAEVGSIPPHRTDSGAFLLAENIGAKSVIYLKDEKGLYEDDPKKAKDRETLKFYDRIHVEELIEMDLDDLIVERAVLTFLKNAKTLKQFQIIDVLRDPESVHAALRGEHVGTIVYKD; from the coding sequence ATGGGTAAATTAGTTAAGGAAGAAGGCGAAAAGGGCCGCCTGCATATAGAAACCAAGCTGCTGGGTGAATCTCTCGTGGGCAAGGACTGCCTGCGCGATACCGAGGCTGATAAGTATTTTCACATGCAGCCGGATGTCAATGTGCTCAAGATCGGCGGTCAGTCCATTATGGACCGTGGGGCCAATGCCTTGCTGCCTATTCTGGATGAATTGGTCAAAGCCAAGGAAGAGCACAAAATCCTGCTCATGACCGGGGGGGGAACCCGCGCCCGTCACGTCTATAACATCGGCGTTGATCTGGGCATGCCTACCGGTGTTCTTTCAAAACTGGGGGATAAGGTTTCCTGGCAGAACGCGGAAATGCTTTCCGTTCTGCTGGCTAAACGTGGCGGTGTTAAGATCGGTCATGGCGACCATCTGGAACAGCTGAACATGTATTGCCAGCTCGGTTACCTGCCTATCACCACCGGGATTCCTCCTTACGGTTTTTTTGAGCATCCGGCTGAAGTCGGCTCCATTCCTCCTCATCGTACTGACTCAGGGGCGTTTCTGCTGGCTGAAAATATCGGTGCCAAGTCTGTTATTTACCTGAAGGATGAAAAGGGGCTTTACGAGGATGATCCCAAAAAGGCCAAGGACCGTGAAACCCTCAAATTTTACGATCGTATTCACGTTGAAGAATTGATTGAAATGGATCTTGATGATCTGATTGTCGAGCGGGCCGTGCTGACCTTTCTCAAGAATGCCAAGACCCTCAAGCAGTTCCAGATTATCGATGTGCTGCGTGATCCTGAATCCGTACATGCCGCATTGCGCGGGGAACATGTGGGAACCATTGTTTATAAAGATTAA
- a CDS encoding methylglyoxal synthase, whose product MSIVKNIAVVAHDNCKKELLDFVDCNHNILARHNLVATGTTGGLVEEMIRERSAQKKDDGYDFKPVERMKSGPLGGDQQLGAMISEGKIDVLIFFWDPMQPQPHDVDVKALLRLAVLYNIPTASNRSTAEFLISSPFFEGEFQRKETDFSDYTQRKI is encoded by the coding sequence ATGAGTATCGTGAAAAATATAGCTGTAGTTGCCCACGATAACTGCAAGAAAGAGTTGCTTGATTTTGTGGATTGCAACCATAATATCCTTGCACGGCATAATCTTGTGGCCACTGGAACCACCGGTGGTCTGGTTGAGGAAATGATCAGGGAAAGGTCGGCTCAGAAGAAAGATGACGGTTATGATTTCAAGCCGGTTGAGAGAATGAAGTCCGGCCCGCTGGGCGGTGATCAGCAGCTTGGGGCCATGATTTCAGAAGGTAAGATTGACGTGCTGATCTTCTTTTGGGATCCCATGCAGCCGCAGCCCCACGATGTTGATGTTAAGGCTTTGCTTCGTCTGGCTGTGCTTTACAATATCCCCACTGCCAGTAACCGTTCCACAGCTGAATTTTTGATTTCATCACCCTTTTTTGAAGGTGAATTTCAGCGTAAAGAAACTGATTTCAGCGATTACACCCAGCGTAAAATCTAG
- a CDS encoding AEC family transporter has translation MSNHLPRTLMNLFTSLTQAILSLVIVYILALYMRHREILKEEHSLTLARIVTELCLPAVVFVNLAGNNIEIKHLQPAFVMLGAELFCIALAWAVGTALRLTKGETGAVVFCSAFGSSTFLGYAIIMQLYPDTPQAMTEAVLISEVGVGYPIFILGPMLAAYFGSSGVTVRDNLKSSLRFFKSPVFFALILGLIWQPLGLPDGENAFIKPFFEVCAILSQALTPLAIIAVGLMFKIPNLRQCVITLGVVIAIKLFLKPLMLSSVSDIMGFEKLWKDVLVLLGAMPPAVLGVVFLRRYGGNASLASALLLAATVLSCVSILGVFWFAG, from the coding sequence TTGAGCAACCACTTACCAAGGACACTCATGAACCTATTCACCAGCCTCACGCAAGCAATCTTAAGCCTTGTTATAGTCTACATTTTAGCCCTTTACATGCGCCACCGCGAAATCCTCAAAGAAGAACATTCGCTCACTCTTGCCCGAATAGTTACGGAACTGTGTCTTCCGGCAGTTGTCTTTGTAAATCTTGCAGGAAACAACATTGAAATAAAACATCTGCAACCGGCATTCGTAATGCTCGGGGCAGAACTTTTTTGTATCGCTTTAGCATGGGCTGTGGGGACCGCATTGCGTCTCACCAAAGGGGAAACCGGAGCGGTTGTGTTCTGCTCAGCCTTCGGTTCATCCACTTTTTTAGGCTATGCCATCATCATGCAGCTATACCCCGACACTCCCCAAGCCATGACCGAAGCAGTACTTATCTCAGAAGTGGGGGTGGGCTACCCCATTTTCATCCTCGGCCCCATGTTGGCTGCATATTTCGGAAGCTCCGGGGTGACAGTACGGGACAACCTGAAATCATCACTGAGATTTTTTAAATCCCCGGTCTTTTTTGCCCTGATATTGGGCCTTATCTGGCAACCGCTGGGGCTGCCTGATGGAGAGAATGCATTCATTAAGCCCTTCTTTGAAGTCTGCGCAATACTAAGTCAGGCCCTTACTCCACTGGCAATTATCGCAGTAGGATTGATGTTCAAAATTCCAAACCTGCGACAATGCGTAATAACTTTAGGTGTTGTCATTGCCATCAAACTTTTTCTGAAACCGCTTATGCTTTCATCGGTTTCAGATATCATGGGATTTGAAAAGCTTTGGAAGGATGTACTGGTCCTTTTAGGAGCAATGCCCCCTGCTGTTCTGGGAGTTGTTTTCCTGCGCCGCTACGGCGGAAACGCTTCGCTGGCTTCGGCCCTGCTGCTGGCGGCAACAGTCTTGAGCTGTGTTTCAATTTTAGGAGTTTTCTGGTTCGCTGGATAA
- a CDS encoding bifunctional 2-polyprenyl-6-hydroxyphenol methylase/3-demethylubiquinol 3-O-methyltransferase UbiG — MMSGFKKIVRGNASRFYQHISRGWKRKRFIQFLDLVKPEPGKVVLDLGGGSGSFFYDNFDLVQKYGLRVVIADISSQDLLKAESRGFETYQLRENSFEHIVDDRFDTIFCNSVIEHVTLPKSEIWDYTADDFYEKAFEVQKDFAADIERVAKKYFVQTPCIDFPLESHSWLPTFYSYPKSRALHVARLEMILKYWIKRTSPDFNLLDEVQMRTLFPCADGVFCNRVLGFSKELIAYRG; from the coding sequence ATGATGAGTGGATTCAAGAAAATCGTGCGCGGCAATGCATCAAGATTTTACCAGCATATTTCCAGGGGCTGGAAAAGAAAACGGTTTATCCAGTTTCTTGATCTGGTCAAACCGGAACCGGGCAAGGTCGTCCTTGATCTTGGCGGGGGAAGCGGATCTTTTTTTTATGATAATTTTGATTTGGTGCAGAAGTATGGTTTGCGGGTAGTTATCGCGGACATTTCTTCCCAAGACCTGCTAAAGGCTGAGAGTAGGGGCTTTGAAACATACCAACTGCGTGAGAATAGTTTTGAGCATATTGTTGATGACCGGTTTGATACAATTTTTTGTAATAGCGTGATTGAACATGTGACTTTACCTAAGTCTGAAATTTGGGATTATACGGCTGACGATTTTTATGAAAAGGCTTTTGAAGTGCAGAAGGATTTTGCGGCTGACATAGAGCGGGTGGCGAAAAAGTATTTTGTGCAGACCCCGTGCATTGATTTCCCGTTGGAGTCCCATTCATGGCTGCCGACTTTCTACTCCTACCCGAAATCAAGAGCATTGCATGTGGCCCGGTTGGAGATGATTTTAAAATACTGGATCAAGCGCACGTCTCCGGATTTTAATTTGCTTGATGAAGTACAGATGCGCACTCTTTTCCCCTGTGCGGACGGGGTGTTTTGTAATCGGGTGCTGGGTTTTTCCAAAGAGTTGATTGCTTATCGAGGGTAG
- a CDS encoding helix-turn-helix transcriptional regulator codes for MSKKAGGGKPQRYIQPSLLMALKSGSSYGYELIQTISGYGFLRGEAPPGMIYRHLRQMDEEGLVESKWDAEGDGPAKRVYSVTPEGLEILEAWIIHMERQRDALENFITRYRAGL; via the coding sequence ATGTCGAAAAAAGCAGGCGGCGGTAAGCCACAAAGGTATATTCAACCATCATTATTGATGGCATTAAAATCAGGGTCTTCGTACGGATATGAATTAATTCAGACAATTAGCGGGTACGGCTTTCTGCGTGGAGAGGCTCCTCCGGGCATGATCTACCGCCATCTGCGCCAGATGGATGAGGAAGGTCTGGTGGAATCAAAGTGGGATGCTGAGGGCGACGGCCCGGCAAAGCGGGTTTATTCCGTCACCCCGGAAGGTCTGGAAATTCTGGAAGCGTGGATAATCCACATGGAACGCCAACGTGACGCGCTGGAGAATTTTATTACCCGTTACCGGGCAGGGCTGTAG
- a CDS encoding putative sulfate/molybdate transporter has product MRISFNRMEWAGAVGDLGALLPLAFAMIMVNGLSATGLFLSVGLFYLIGGMYYRVPIAVQPMKVVSAYAIAQSLSPMVITGAGYIIAVLMFFLGASGLVKRAAQLIPLPVIRGVQVSTGMLLLLKGIYLAAGTSTLQAAQGKVEPFLDFQSLGPIPLSALFGVVFGLVTLKLINSKRMPAGLVVVGCGAVLGGLLGAWQGLADLSFGFHLPQFMPFGFPTADDFSFALLALVLPQIPMTLGNAVIANRDLSHEYFGSESRRVTNRALCISMGIANGFAALVGGMPLCHGAGGLAAHYRFGARTCGSNLIIGVLFVLLAIGFGAQSVKVLQLIPMGVLGVLLVFAGVQLVLAMRDMTTRTAQAVIVVMLVITLLSNLAWAFGAGILLSVIFSRIKVSQ; this is encoded by the coding sequence GTGCGTATCAGTTTCAACAGGATGGAGTGGGCCGGAGCCGTAGGTGACCTTGGGGCCTTGTTACCATTGGCCTTTGCCATGATCATGGTCAACGGGCTTTCTGCTACCGGACTTTTTCTTTCAGTGGGGTTGTTCTATCTTATCGGTGGGATGTATTACCGTGTACCCATTGCTGTGCAGCCCATGAAGGTTGTTTCGGCCTATGCCATTGCCCAGTCGCTCAGTCCCATGGTTATAACAGGGGCCGGGTACATAATCGCCGTGCTTATGTTTTTTCTCGGTGCCAGCGGACTGGTTAAGCGGGCCGCTCAGCTTATCCCCCTACCTGTTATCCGCGGGGTACAGGTTTCCACCGGGATGCTGCTGCTTTTAAAAGGTATCTATCTAGCCGCCGGGACCAGTACTCTACAGGCTGCGCAGGGTAAGGTTGAACCTTTTCTTGATTTTCAGTCCTTGGGGCCGATTCCGCTCAGTGCGTTGTTCGGAGTTGTTTTCGGGTTAGTCACTTTAAAATTGATCAACAGCAAGCGGATGCCTGCCGGACTGGTTGTCGTAGGTTGCGGCGCGGTTCTTGGCGGCTTGCTTGGAGCATGGCAGGGACTTGCTGATCTTAGTTTTGGATTCCATCTGCCGCAGTTTATGCCTTTCGGTTTTCCTACTGCTGATGATTTTTCTTTTGCCTTGCTTGCTTTGGTGCTGCCTCAGATTCCCATGACTCTGGGGAATGCGGTCATTGCCAATCGTGATTTGAGCCATGAATATTTTGGCAGCGAAAGCCGCAGGGTGACGAATCGGGCTTTGTGCATCAGTATGGGTATTGCGAATGGTTTTGCCGCGCTGGTAGGCGGAATGCCGCTCTGCCACGGTGCAGGGGGACTTGCCGCCCATTACCGTTTCGGGGCCCGGACCTGCGGTTCCAATCTGATTATCGGAGTTTTGTTTGTTCTGCTGGCAATCGGTTTCGGAGCGCAGTCAGTTAAGGTTTTACAGCTTATCCCCATGGGTGTGCTTGGTGTGTTGCTGGTTTTTGCCGGGGTACAGCTGGTGCTGGCCATGCGCGATATGACTACTAGAACTGCTCAGGCTGTGATTGTTGTCATGCTCGTTATTACATTACTCTCAAATCTCGCATGGGCTTTCGGGGCCGGAATTTTGCTAAGTGTTATTTTTTCAAGAATTAAGGTGTCACAATAG
- a CDS encoding ABC transporter substrate-binding protein, which yields MKQILTILLVILFSTGTSCFAQEVIVPLNHYPPWRIINNRQISGINIELTDALLQKINLKATYVVRPWKRAQWMMKKGTADLMSGLLNHNERKEYMEFLEPPYKTESSKAFYILKGSTTKITCYEDLYRYRIGVTLGTKFFPKFDHDAELKKDMGKDASNNFQKLEAGRIDTFILTETVGDYLIHKLGYQDKVKKADYVYSKPLAVYFAVSKKSPLAERVPELNTVLKKMVESGEMKKTIDRFLTNLN from the coding sequence CACAGGAAGTAATCGTTCCGCTTAATCATTATCCACCGTGGCGAATCATAAACAACAGACAAATCAGCGGAATCAACATTGAATTGACTGATGCCCTACTGCAAAAAATAAATTTAAAAGCAACATACGTTGTCCGCCCATGGAAGAGAGCGCAATGGATGATGAAGAAAGGGACGGCTGATTTGATGAGCGGCCTACTCAACCACAATGAACGCAAAGAATACATGGAATTTCTTGAACCGCCCTACAAGACTGAAAGCTCCAAAGCTTTTTACATCCTGAAAGGGAGTACAACAAAAATAACCTGCTATGAGGACTTATATAGGTACAGAATAGGAGTAACTCTTGGAACAAAATTTTTCCCAAAATTTGACCATGATGCAGAATTAAAAAAAGACATGGGGAAGGATGCGTCCAATAATTTCCAAAAACTCGAAGCAGGCCGCATAGATACGTTTATCCTTACAGAAACAGTTGGGGATTACCTGATTCACAAGCTCGGATATCAGGATAAAGTGAAAAAAGCTGACTACGTATACAGTAAACCGCTTGCCGTTTACTTTGCAGTATCTAAAAAATCCCCACTGGCCGAGCGTGTCCCGGAACTTAACACGGTCCTGAAGAAAATGGTTGAATCCGGGGAAATGAAAAAAACAATAGATCGTTTTTTGACCAACCTTAACTAA